In a genomic window of Thermodesulfobium sp. 4217-1:
- a CDS encoding cupin domain-containing protein produces the protein MLPRLKNLNKLSFERKNGINKKVVFSPNTDGNHFLSLHLYEGVPGEEIRVDTEVGDEIIIVVNGGLKVTVNEMEYHIKKDMSFLLPSGANYQLTVEGGEPLKAFIIGCEQCILASDLKREYESAKE, from the coding sequence ATGCTACCAAGATTAAAAAATTTAAACAAGTTGTCTTTCGAAAGAAAAAATGGCATAAACAAAAAGGTTGTCTTTTCTCCAAATACCGATGGAAATCATTTTTTGTCATTGCATCTCTATGAGGGCGTACCAGGAGAAGAAATTAGGGTCGATACAGAGGTTGGAGATGAAATAATTATCGTAGTCAATGGTGGTCTGAAAGTAACTGTAAACGAAATGGAATATCACATAAAAAAGGATATGTCATTTCTTTTGCCATCAGGAGCAAACTATCAGCTTACTGTTGAAGGAGGAGAGCCTTTAAAGGCTTTTATTATAGGCTGTGAGCAGTGTATCCTTGCAAGCGATCTAAAAAGAGAATACGAATCAGCTAAAGAATAG
- the smpB gene encoding SsrA-binding protein SmpB, translated as MNNFSPTIDNRKARYEYEILETLEAGIELAGTEVKSLRLGRASFSGSYCQVEKGELWLYDFHISSYDQGNVYNLDPKRKRKLLAHKGEIFRLYNNVKRKGLTIVALRLYWTRGRAKIQIGLARGKRLYDKRESIKKRETEKDSKRGDY; from the coding sequence ATGAACAATTTCTCGCCTACAATAGACAACAGAAAAGCACGATATGAATATGAAATCCTTGAAACCCTGGAAGCTGGAATAGAACTCGCAGGCACGGAAGTAAAGTCACTTCGCCTGGGTAGGGCTTCGTTTTCTGGTTCGTATTGCCAGGTTGAAAAGGGTGAGCTTTGGTTATATGATTTTCATATATCATCCTACGATCAAGGCAATGTTTACAACCTTGACCCAAAGAGGAAGAGGAAGCTTCTTGCGCACAAGGGCGAGATATTTCGTCTATATAACAATGTAAAACGCAAGGGCCTGACAATAGTAGCGCTTAGACTTTACTGGACGAGGGGGAGAGCAAAAATTCAGATAGGACTTGCAAGGGGCAAAAGACTGTACGATAAAAGAGAGAGCATTAAAAAGAGAGAAACAGAAAAAGATAGCAAAAGGGGAGACTATTAA
- the folK gene encoding 2-amino-4-hydroxy-6-hydroxymethyldihydropteridine diphosphokinase, translating into MPFSFLSLGSNIGYRIEYLTKAIGYLKQSCCEIVKVSSTYTTDPLEVADQPYFTNCLIVIKTKLSPEDLLFLCKRIEKAIGRFQTFRYGPRVIDIDILSYNYCMDKNSMEEIIGCSYKLDRPNLILPHPKIMERAFIKVLFDDVLGNPYVKLKGISRGEKIGHRTCRG; encoded by the coding sequence ATGCCATTTTCATTTTTGTCTCTTGGCTCAAACATCGGCTATAGAATAGAATATTTAACCAAAGCAATAGGATATTTGAAACAAAGTTGCTGTGAAATAGTTAAGGTTTCGAGCACCTACACGACAGATCCGCTTGAAGTTGCCGACCAGCCATATTTTACAAATTGTTTAATAGTTATCAAGACAAAGCTTTCTCCTGAAGATCTTCTTTTCTTATGTAAGCGTATCGAAAAAGCAATAGGAAGATTTCAGACGTTTAGATATGGGCCAAGGGTTATTGACATTGATATATTAAGTTATAATTATTGTATGGACAAAAACAGTATGGAAGAGATAATAGGATGCTCTTATAAATTAGACAGACCTAATTTAATCCTTCCTCATCCAAAAATTATGGAGAGGGCGTTTATTAAGGTTTTATTCGATGATGTGCTTGGCAATCCTTACGTGAAATTAAAGGGAATAAGCAGAGGGGAAAAAATTGGCCACAGAACTTGTAGAGGTTAG
- a CDS encoding translocation/assembly module TamB domain-containing protein, protein MALKYFKATFIVVFILIAIFSVLFLNLDNIKKTYIYPIISSNLPEGTSFQSAEIGINGITVYNASIGNDFKAKKVYVGLSISLLPFKITPTEVKLYNASLNMIFTKNKGFSLPEDIEKAFAPKEGAPPANFILDAYDSTLVIENSTITLPLNAFGVVQNSELNLNTVSSSNYGDINCTVKIEPDKKEFLFSGKNIEAKELLQFISLDKRISVKSGKVSARGSFVLDKDKPLTNIYISSDNITTSIDGKNFSGPVDLYLDYPNLNLNYSSSNSDYGPIKISLTYNVESDGKAQIFLPSYPLTQINSTVSAYLYTESVKSPYFYGKFNTPSMSFNGIELKDVVGDIKTDGHSSHGSLDASFFGYPISGGYATSGDNVAFVGNYRNVGFTLHKQGELAQIQGSLPFNNRNIPFNSIFNLSNNPIAFSGTIGSGEFSGNIIKSTVSSDIRLNLKDFLNVENGFAKFNLKYSTAAGLSSKVDFSMLTRYGASLKGSGLVASRDFSDLDFNFSLFSGENNAHIQGNLQKFIASGKNISIDALYQLSPFTFEGGQLIKKPNLKFLYNIPLIRGFEKPPSNEILYQVYSMDLNKGTKILSPESYLSFYESVLSSRKPYQPIVNFKGTTSFNVSYDNGNWKGEVSAKNFYSNFYSFSNAQISFHGDNKEFFVDSASVYKDSGELNFSGRITPNIDISGKTKNYPVDSEGFSLLADSTFSLYHSETATRGTINLTSNNVSYNGKSGGKLSMNVSLDYPFLKVSNLSLENDGHIANLQGTLPMNKEALKSNEATDLKLSISNSSIALLSFLLPKNMSIKSSEGNINLQVSGSFDSPTLNGNANIPNMTILVGGKEVKLKDFSAKLDGDEINLTGYLIENGGIASLDGHINSKSKDLDISILGKNFSANLGKTYNGLADFYLNLGGNIFDPVLKGNINLTKGHMGLAEGTASALPNIKLDLNINIGKNVDFQNDFFTLYPAGDVKVSGTLNNPIIFTDLSITSGRISVFDQPFQITRGHIKYTPISRTVDILAQSSISEYKVYLTVSGQIDNPKLSFSSVPELSESQIITLIGTGKNPVTYASTVAAMTPITAVSQAQGILFEPIKQALGLSRLSFGMSIDGKPDITVSKSWNKKLSTSITYTLDVKPQATYQADLQLSKFTSFVIRNSITDNTSLDRGTFAGLYYRFRF, encoded by the coding sequence ATGGCACTAAAATATTTTAAGGCAACTTTCATTGTTGTTTTTATATTAATAGCAATATTTTCAGTTCTTTTTCTAAACCTTGATAATATAAAAAAGACATACATATATCCCATAATAAGTTCAAATTTGCCAGAAGGCACAAGCTTCCAATCTGCTGAAATCGGCATAAATGGAATTACAGTTTATAATGCGAGCATTGGAAACGACTTTAAAGCAAAAAAAGTCTATGTGGGGCTTTCTATTTCTCTACTGCCATTCAAGATTACCCCAACTGAAGTAAAACTCTATAATGCCTCATTAAATATGATATTTACAAAAAACAAAGGTTTTTCGTTGCCAGAAGATATCGAAAAGGCATTTGCCCCAAAAGAGGGGGCTCCACCTGCAAACTTTATATTAGATGCCTATGATTCTACTTTAGTCATAGAAAACAGCACAATTACGCTTCCTCTAAATGCGTTTGGAGTCGTACAAAATAGCGAATTAAATCTTAATACGGTATCAAGCTCTAATTATGGGGATATAAATTGCACGGTAAAGATTGAGCCTGATAAAAAAGAGTTTCTATTCAGCGGGAAAAATATAGAAGCCAAAGAATTATTGCAGTTTATTAGCCTTGATAAAAGAATATCTGTAAAATCAGGAAAAGTATCAGCAAGGGGGAGCTTCGTATTAGATAAAGATAAGCCTCTTACAAATATTTATATATCATCAGACAACATAACGACAAGCATTGATGGAAAAAACTTTAGCGGTCCCGTTGATTTATATCTTGATTATCCAAACTTAAACCTAAACTATTCTTCATCAAATTCAGACTACGGACCGATAAAGATAAGCCTGACATACAATGTGGAATCTGATGGCAAAGCGCAAATATTTTTGCCAAGTTATCCTTTGACCCAGATAAACTCAACTGTGAGCGCATACCTATACACCGAGAGCGTCAAATCACCCTATTTTTATGGCAAATTTAATACTCCAAGCATGTCATTTAATGGCATTGAGCTAAAGGATGTAGTCGGAGACATTAAGACAGATGGACATTCTTCACATGGCAGCTTAGATGCCAGCTTTTTTGGTTATCCTATATCTGGAGGATATGCCACAAGTGGTGACAACGTTGCATTTGTAGGAAATTATAGAAATGTAGGCTTTACCTTGCACAAACAGGGAGAACTTGCCCAAATTCAGGGAAGTTTGCCTTTCAATAATAGAAATATTCCTTTTAATTCAATATTTAACCTATCAAACAATCCAATAGCCTTTTCAGGGACCATAGGCTCAGGAGAATTTTCTGGAAACATAATAAAAAGTACTGTTTCATCAGATATAAGATTAAACCTCAAGGACTTTCTAAACGTAGAAAATGGCTTCGCAAAATTTAACTTAAAATATTCCACAGCTGCTGGCTTGAGTTCAAAGGTTGACTTCTCAATGCTTACCAGATACGGCGCCTCTTTAAAAGGCAGTGGTTTGGTTGCGTCAAGAGACTTTAGCGATTTAGATTTTAATTTTTCTTTATTTTCGGGAGAAAACAATGCTCATATTCAGGGAAACTTACAAAAATTTATTGCAAGCGGGAAAAATATATCTATAGATGCCCTATATCAGCTTTCTCCCTTTACTTTTGAAGGGGGACAATTAATAAAAAAGCCAAATTTAAAATTTCTATATAATATTCCGCTAATAAGGGGCTTCGAAAAACCTCCCTCAAATGAAATTCTATATCAGGTATATTCTATGGATTTGAACAAGGGGACCAAAATATTGTCTCCCGAATCATATCTTTCTTTTTATGAGAGCGTTTTAAGCAGCAGAAAGCCATATCAGCCAATAGTTAACTTTAAAGGCACTACTTCATTTAACGTAAGCTATGATAATGGAAATTGGAAAGGTGAGGTAAGCGCAAAAAATTTCTACTCAAACTTTTACTCCTTCTCAAATGCGCAGATAAGCTTTCATGGAGATAACAAGGAATTTTTTGTTGATAGCGCTTCTGTCTACAAGGATTCTGGAGAACTGAATTTTTCTGGCCGCATTACTCCTAACATAGACATTAGCGGAAAAACTAAAAACTACCCTGTAGATTCCGAGGGTTTTAGCTTGCTTGCAGATTCTACCTTTAGTCTTTACCATTCTGAAACAGCCACCAGAGGAACCATAAATCTTACATCAAATAATGTCTCTTACAATGGTAAAAGCGGTGGGAAATTATCAATGAACGTGTCGTTAGACTATCCATTTCTCAAGGTAAGCAACCTTTCATTGGAAAATGATGGACATATAGCAAACCTCCAAGGTACTTTGCCGATGAACAAAGAGGCCCTGAAAAGCAATGAAGCTACCGACCTAAAGCTTTCAATATCAAATTCAAGCATTGCCCTGCTTTCTTTTCTGTTACCCAAAAATATGTCCATAAAATCAAGCGAGGGGAATATAAACCTCCAAGTATCAGGCAGCTTCGACTCTCCAACTTTAAATGGGAATGCAAACATACCCAATATGACCATACTCGTAGGTGGCAAAGAGGTTAAACTAAAAGATTTTAGCGCAAAACTTGACGGGGATGAAATAAACTTGACAGGCTATCTTATAGAGAATGGTGGAATAGCAAGCTTGGATGGGCATATAAACAGTAAGTCAAAGGATCTAGATATAAGCATTTTAGGGAAAAATTTTTCTGCCAACCTTGGAAAAACTTATAATGGCCTGGCAGATTTCTATTTGAATTTAGGCGGCAACATATTTGACCCTGTGCTAAAGGGCAATATAAATCTCACAAAGGGTCATATGGGCCTTGCTGAGGGCACAGCATCCGCCTTGCCAAATATAAAGCTCGATCTCAATATAAACATTGGTAAAAATGTAGACTTTCAAAATGATTTCTTCACTCTCTACCCTGCTGGAGATGTGAAGGTTTCGGGCACATTAAACAATCCAATTATATTTACAGACCTTAGTATAACTTCAGGAAGGATCTCTGTCTTTGATCAACCATTTCAAATCACAAGAGGGCACATAAAATATACCCCCATAAGCCGTACGGTAGACATTTTGGCACAAAGCAGCATATCGGAGTACAAGGTTTATCTTACGGTAAGCGGGCAAATAGACAATCCAAAGCTCTCTTTTTCATCGGTGCCAGAGTTAAGCGAATCTCAGATAATAACCTTGATTGGCACGGGAAAGAATCCAGTAACGTATGCCTCCACGGTAGCAGCAATGACCCCTATAACAGCAGTATCACAAGCACAGGGAATACTTTTTGAGCCTATAAAGCAAGCCTTAGGACTATCTCGTTTATCGTTTGGGATGTCTATCGATGGGAAACCAGACATTACAGTATCCAAATCCTGGAACAAAAAACTTTCTACCTCTATTACCTACACGCTTGACGTAAAACCTCAAGCCACCTATCAAGCTGACCTGCAGCTCTCGAAATTCACTTCGTTTGTTATAAGAAACTCAATAACAGACAATACATCATTGGATAGAGGCACATTCGCTGGCCTCTATTATAGGTTTAGATTTTAA
- a CDS encoding amino acid permease, whose product MSILNLDLLKILIVIFCNVILLIALFYLTKKKKILYYKKGGMLFLGFMGVAVITMMDELTSIFYAPGEAFHFIGEHAVFYLVFTFAMVTLYSFSLTEVAEILEKNNLKGGGVYNFSYLVLGQTFSFIAVASIIVDYITTAAMSSVSAIDNVHSLLAFPHELKIIFEIFIILFIAILNLIGIKENVKVTYSIFVAAAVILVNVAILGIFNFNVGLPFLVNAYQYSLKGIFNSNPISSYTSMTFNMSATILAFSGIESVLQTHSLVENWKTIKKAYITLALTVGIIIPLIGTLALSQVPNPLDHSEDLITFFSRMLGGLPLAIVVVILAAVTLIFAVNTAMVASVELLDRVAEKYKFSPLTATNRFGSAYRIIIIMSIAFISIILITSGNQHTVAQMYAIGLVATFVINLFNLIVYRAYRGREDVKEYSTSIIINSILFILFLGSFIFLLKDKPDGALLWLSSLVVFLIFGTIIIKHKNIDRAMKVSTEKPGDVINYVKENDMANIHIYFRRPMEHNLERSDDSSKIFITFFMSRQSIPKRVSNNHFIIPVNHFWGVDGGINGLLGLLQESFPDKRIVVHLGWPTSSWLERVAMGLRTYHILRLPTNYPRFEFKMEFFPQKKSIKK is encoded by the coding sequence TTGTCTATATTGAATTTAGATTTGCTGAAGATATTAATTGTAATCTTTTGTAACGTAATACTTCTAATTGCTTTGTTCTATCTAACCAAGAAAAAGAAGATTTTGTATTACAAAAAAGGCGGAATGCTCTTCTTAGGTTTTATGGGCGTTGCTGTAATCACAATGATGGATGAATTGACTTCAATCTTTTACGCTCCTGGTGAAGCATTTCACTTTATTGGTGAACACGCTGTTTTTTATCTTGTTTTCACATTTGCAATGGTGACTCTTTATTCTTTTTCCCTAACCGAGGTAGCTGAGATCCTTGAGAAAAATAATCTTAAAGGGGGTGGAGTATATAACTTTTCATATCTAGTCCTTGGCCAGACTTTTTCTTTTATTGCGGTTGCCTCTATAATAGTCGACTACATTACCACTGCAGCAATGTCAAGCGTTTCTGCGATAGATAACGTTCACTCACTTTTGGCGTTCCCTCACGAACTGAAGATAATTTTTGAGATATTTATAATTTTATTTATTGCCATTCTTAACTTGATAGGTATCAAAGAAAACGTTAAGGTAACGTATTCGATATTTGTAGCAGCAGCAGTCATTCTTGTGAACGTTGCTATACTTGGGATCTTTAACTTTAATGTAGGTTTGCCTTTTCTTGTTAATGCATATCAATATAGCTTAAAGGGAATATTTAATTCCAACCCAATAAGCTCTTATACTTCTATGACCTTTAATATGTCAGCTACCATACTTGCATTTTCTGGCATTGAGTCTGTTTTGCAGACTCACTCTCTTGTAGAAAACTGGAAAACTATTAAAAAGGCATACATTACTCTTGCTTTAACTGTCGGCATCATAATACCTCTGATAGGAACTCTTGCGCTTTCTCAGGTGCCCAACCCGCTTGATCACTCTGAAGACCTCATTACCTTTTTCTCTCGCATGCTTGGGGGTCTGCCTCTTGCGATAGTAGTTGTAATCTTAGCGGCTGTTACATTGATATTTGCTGTAAATACTGCCATGGTAGCATCGGTTGAGCTTTTGGACAGGGTTGCAGAAAAGTATAAGTTTTCACCTCTGACGGCGACAAATAGATTTGGTTCAGCTTATAGAATAATCATTATTATGTCTATTGCATTTATTTCGATAATTTTAATTACATCTGGAAATCAGCATACTGTCGCTCAGATGTATGCGATTGGCCTTGTTGCTACATTTGTAATTAATCTTTTTAACCTTATAGTATACAGGGCGTATAGGGGTAGGGAGGACGTAAAAGAATACTCGACAAGCATTATCATTAACAGCATCCTATTCATATTATTTCTTGGGAGCTTTATATTTTTGTTAAAGGACAAGCCTGATGGAGCTCTTTTGTGGCTGTCATCTTTAGTTGTCTTCCTAATATTTGGCACTATTATTATAAAACATAAAAATATAGACAGGGCTATGAAGGTTTCTACCGAAAAACCTGGGGATGTAATTAACTATGTCAAAGAAAACGATATGGCCAACATACACATCTATTTTAGAAGGCCTATGGAGCATAATTTAGAGAGGTCTGACGACTCGTCAAAGATCTTCATAACCTTTTTTATGTCAAGACAGAGTATTCCAAAGAGAGTTTCTAACAACCATTTTATTATTCCAGTGAACCATTTTTGGGGAGTTGATGGTGGTATAAACGGTTTGCTGGGCTTGCTGCAAGAGAGCTTTCCCGATAAGAGGATAGTAGTACATCTCGGCTGGCCAACTTCTTCATGGCTTGAGAGGGTTGCTATGGGCTTGAGGACATATCATATATTAAGGCTGCCAACTAATTACCCAAGATTTGAGTTTAAAATGGAATTTTTCCCGCAGAAAAAATCTATAAAAAAATAA
- the sppA gene encoding signal peptide peptidase SppA, with product MFKKLSLAFTFLVILIIVFALGFISAKVKPSGVKVGYIEINGTINDQMSESVSSAIRRAKADPNIRGILLRVNSPGGSVGASQEIFNTLMNYKESTGRPIIVSMGDMAASGGYYVSIAGDKIFALPSTLTGSIGVISNILDIHDLMKKIGVKEETLKTCEYKDTGSMFRSLTPQDKEYLMGLIGDAYGQFLYDVSKRRNIPLDKLKNIADGRVFSGAKAKSLGLIDELGTLNDTIDYMRNLLGAKKITLEKLNNKNIFEELVGTSSKTDVQQKNFLMYVLPFLKNDILKY from the coding sequence ATGTTTAAAAAACTTAGTTTAGCTTTTACTTTTCTGGTTATTTTAATAATTGTATTTGCTTTGGGATTCATATCTGCAAAGGTTAAGCCATCTGGCGTAAAGGTGGGCTATATTGAAATTAACGGAACAATAAACGATCAGATGAGCGAATCGGTATCCTCAGCAATAAGAAGAGCAAAGGCAGATCCGAATATAAGAGGAATACTGTTAAGGGTAAATAGCCCAGGAGGTTCTGTCGGAGCAAGCCAGGAGATATTTAACACCCTGATGAATTACAAAGAAAGCACAGGAAGGCCTATTATCGTATCCATGGGAGACATGGCAGCCTCAGGAGGATATTATGTATCTATAGCTGGAGACAAAATTTTTGCCCTGCCATCAACTCTCACAGGCAGCATCGGTGTAATTTCAAATATATTAGACATCCACGATCTTATGAAAAAAATTGGCGTAAAAGAAGAAACTCTAAAAACATGTGAATATAAGGATACAGGTTCTATGTTTAGATCTCTTACCCCTCAGGACAAAGAATATTTAATGGGGCTTATAGGAGACGCATATGGTCAATTCTTATACGATGTGTCAAAAAGGCGCAACATTCCACTTGACAAGCTAAAAAACATTGCAGATGGAAGAGTTTTTTCTGGAGCAAAGGCAAAATCGCTTGGATTGATAGACGAGCTTGGCACTCTGAACGATACAATAGATTACATGAGAAATCTATTGGGAGCAAAAAAGATCACATTAGAAAAATTAAATAATAAAAACATCTTTGAGGAGCTTGTTGGCACCTCATCAAAAACAGATGTCCAGCAAAAAAATTTTCTAATGTATGTTCTGCCTTTTTTAAAAAATGATATACTAAAATACTAA
- a CDS encoding bifunctional nuclease family protein translates to MATELVEVRVLGITIDPTNNQTVVVLKEIDSDRVLPIWVGPFEAGAIAMAIEKIKPPRPIAYDLISDIIQIFNLNVVKVIIESLKDGVFYAQLVVSQGGKEEYLDCRPSDSIAIAVRVFAPIYVKRDLFETSSVSFTKKDINDEEEETKKFKDFIKNLKPSDFKWH, encoded by the coding sequence TTGGCCACAGAACTTGTAGAGGTTAGAGTCTTAGGCATAACAATTGATCCAACAAATAATCAAACAGTCGTAGTCTTAAAAGAAATCGACTCAGATAGAGTTTTGCCAATATGGGTAGGTCCTTTTGAGGCTGGCGCAATCGCTATGGCAATAGAAAAGATAAAACCGCCCAGGCCCATTGCGTACGACCTTATAAGCGATATTATTCAGATATTTAATTTAAACGTAGTAAAAGTAATTATAGAATCACTAAAAGATGGCGTTTTCTACGCGCAATTAGTGGTCTCTCAAGGCGGCAAAGAGGAATATTTAGATTGTAGACCATCAGACTCTATCGCTATTGCAGTAAGAGTTTTTGCTCCTATATACGTCAAAAGAGATCTCTTCGAAACTTCATCAGTAAGTTTTACCAAAAAGGACATTAATGATGAGGAGGAGGAAACCAAAAAATTTAAAGATTTCATAAAAAATCTTAAACCCTCTGACTTCAAATGGCACTAA
- a CDS encoding PaaI family thioesterase — MLIADDWCFACGKANPLGLHLEISQDEEGVFTTFHFHKKHQGWDNIVHGGIISTLLDELSTWAAVKLGHNVVTAQLTVKFKKPILIDTYARVSAQISENKGRLIYAKSQIESLDKKILYASGLATLSTIR; from the coding sequence ATGCTAATAGCTGATGACTGGTGCTTTGCTTGCGGAAAGGCAAATCCATTGGGCTTACACCTTGAGATATCTCAGGATGAAGAAGGCGTATTTACAACATTCCACTTTCATAAAAAGCATCAGGGTTGGGACAACATTGTACATGGCGGTATAATATCAACGCTATTGGATGAATTGAGCACCTGGGCAGCAGTCAAGTTGGGGCACAACGTAGTAACAGCTCAATTAACTGTAAAGTTTAAAAAACCTATCCTTATAGACACTTATGCAAGAGTTTCTGCTCAAATAAGTGAAAATAAAGGCCGCTTAATTTATGCAAAATCTCAAATTGAAAGTCTGGATAAGAAAATATTATACGCTTCAGGGTTAGCAACTCTATCAACTATAAGATGA
- a CDS encoding riboflavin synthase → MFTGIVEDIGQIISFTPQGQGYKIKISFKKAFDDLKISDSIAVDGVCLTVTRRGGQTFEADISKETVSRTAFKYFKAGVKVNLERAMSHESRFGGHIVLGHVDAIGKIVSIKGDTLNTILTVEFPPELKKYIAHKGSIAVNGISLTVASINENSFDVALIPLTLKETSLSHKKAGSFVNIEVDVISRYIENFLKFKD, encoded by the coding sequence ATGTTTACAGGTATTGTTGAAGATATTGGCCAGATAATTTCATTTACTCCACAGGGACAAGGTTATAAGATAAAGATATCTTTTAAAAAGGCGTTTGATGATTTAAAGATTTCAGACTCTATAGCCGTAGATGGCGTCTGCCTAACCGTAACGAGAAGAGGGGGACAAACGTTTGAAGCTGACATCTCAAAAGAAACTGTGTCGAGAACAGCTTTCAAATATTTTAAGGCAGGAGTAAAAGTAAACCTTGAAAGGGCAATGAGCCACGAATCAAGGTTCGGGGGACATATAGTCTTGGGTCACGTAGATGCAATAGGAAAAATAGTATCTATCAAGGGGGATACATTAAACACCATATTAACAGTAGAATTTCCCCCTGAATTGAAAAAATATATTGCACATAAAGGTTCTATTGCTGTAAACGGCATAAGTCTAACGGTAGCATCAATAAACGAAAATTCTTTTGACGTAGCCCTTATACCGCTAACCTTGAAAGAAACCTCTCTTTCACATAAGAAGGCAGGTTCGTTTGTAAACATTGAGGTTGATGTTATATCGAGATATATTGAAAATTTTTTAAAATTTAAGGATTGA
- the folP gene encoding dihydropteroate synthase, producing the protein MFKARDKSFKLNKTIIFGILNVTPDSFYDGGKWDGPDMAIKRAFKMVEDGADIIDLGGESTKPFTDPTPLEVEIKRILPVLKDLVKNGISVSVDTYKPEVAKIVLEEGAIIINDIFGLRSEGMLETISSFNPKPGIVIMHMKKNPKEMQISPEYNDIFSEISDFLFNQANQALDAGFTKENILLDVGLGFGKNLEDNLKLCANYERFLKEDFLHLLGPSRKSFTGAVSKGVPTEERLPATISISSICVYKGVHALRVHDPKEVRLSCDMAEEVRKATI; encoded by the coding sequence ATGTTCAAGGCGCGGGATAAGAGTTTTAAATTAAATAAGACTATTATCTTTGGCATTCTAAACGTCACGCCAGATTCCTTCTATGATGGCGGTAAGTGGGACGGCCCTGACATGGCCATAAAAAGGGCTTTTAAAATGGTTGAAGATGGAGCAGATATAATAGATCTTGGCGGAGAATCTACAAAGCCATTTACAGATCCTACTCCGTTAGAAGTTGAAATAAAAAGAATCTTACCGGTTCTGAAGGACCTCGTTAAGAATGGCATAAGCGTTTCGGTAGATACCTACAAACCAGAAGTGGCAAAAATTGTCCTTGAAGAGGGGGCAATTATAATAAATGATATTTTCGGGCTAAGATCTGAGGGTATGTTAGAGACAATTTCGTCATTTAACCCAAAACCCGGTATAGTCATAATGCACATGAAAAAAAATCCTAAAGAGATGCAGATAAGTCCTGAATACAACGATATTTTTAGCGAAATTTCAGATTTTTTATTTAACCAGGCGAATCAGGCTTTAGACGCTGGTTTTACAAAAGAAAATATACTTTTAGATGTAGGACTTGGATTTGGAAAAAATTTAGAAGATAACTTAAAGCTATGCGCAAACTATGAGAGGTTTTTAAAGGAAGATTTTCTTCATTTATTAGGCCCATCCAGAAAGAGTTTTACTGGAGCCGTTTCAAAAGGCGTGCCCACTGAAGAGAGGCTGCCTGCGACTATCAGTATATCAAGCATATGCGTATACAAAGGCGTTCACGCACTTCGAGTTCATGATCCTAAAGAAGTAAGATTGTCTTGCGATATGGCAGAAGAAGTGAGAAAAGCAACCATTTAA
- a CDS encoding cupin domain-containing protein, which produces MAKVGNAFEVENKRMDVDGAKGASIRWLITPEDGAPNFAMRMITIEPEGQSPAHEHDFEHEMFLLEGEATVISENEETKISEGSFIFVKPGEFHTVKNTGTKVCRFLCMVPNYSIK; this is translated from the coding sequence GTGGCTAAGGTTGGAAATGCTTTCGAAGTCGAAAACAAGAGAATGGATGTAGACGGCGCAAAGGGCGCAAGCATAAGATGGCTTATCACGCCAGAAGACGGCGCTCCAAATTTCGCAATGAGGATGATTACTATTGAACCAGAGGGCCAGAGCCCTGCACACGAACACGATTTTGAGCATGAGATGTTTTTGCTCGAAGGAGAAGCAACAGTAATATCTGAAAATGAAGAAACAAAAATTTCAGAGGGTTCATTCATATTTGTAAAGCCCGGTGAATTTCACACTGTTAAAAACACTGGTACAAAAGTTTGCAGATTTTTGTGCATGGTACCAAATTATTCTATAAAGTAA